The genomic segment CTGGAATAAGCTTAGCAAGACCAAAATCTGAAATTTTTGGGGTCAGGTCTCTGTCGAGAAGGATGTTACTTGCTTTAATGTCTCTATGAACTATATAAGGCTGGACTTCTTCGTGGAGGAATGCAAGTCCTCGTGCAATACCAATGCATATTTTAGTCCGTGTTTTCCAGCCAAACTGGAGACTACTATGGGCACCACCTGTGAGCAAGCAAATTTTAGTATCCATGCCACAAGTACAAACCAAcgagaaggaaaaaagaaaagttaaagaATAACCATGACAAAGGACTTGAACTCACCAAGCAGAGTTTGGGAAAGACTATTATTTTCCAGGTAGTTATACACCAATATTCTATGATCCCCTTCCGCACAACAGCCGTACAACTTCACCAGGTTTTCATGTTCTATACTTGAGATCACCTTTATTTCTGTCAAAAACTCCCTTACACCTTGTTTCGATTCAATAGAAAGTACCTTAATAGCAGCCATTTTTCCATCTTTTAGCCTCCCCTAACAACAGAATAAAAAGTTAGCTTATTAATTGAATGTTATTGCAAAATAGAAATATCGTTTTGTAGAATATAAAATACCTTGTATACAGAACCGAACCCTCCTTTCCCTATTTTGTTTACAGGGCAAAAATCTTCGGTTGCATCGCGCAATTCCTTGTAGCTGTACACCCTTGCATTCTCAATTGTTGAAATTTCTGCAACAATATTAAATCTAGTGAGGAATCTTAACATGTCTTGAATGATCCAATAACTAGAATCATTTTTTATGACGCTAGTGTCTAGGCCAGCTTACAGAGACCTCGATATTTACACCGGGTacttgctacctcccaccaacataggTACCGGGCAACTCTGCCAAGTGCCAACCAAGGCTTAGGCCGATGAGAAGAAATCGCCAAGTGTTTTGTGGCCTCCATTGGGATTTGAAACTGAGACCCCGTGGttctcctcccatttcattgaccactagacCACAAACAACTTAAATCATCATTGACAGATCATGTATGGAAAAGGCAATGCCTGTCTATGCTTACGAAGAGCAAAGAATCCTAATTGTAACAACTTGCTCAAGTATGCTATACTGCTATAGAAGCTAGCAACAGTTACAAGAATGACAAGTGAgagttgagaaaaaaaattgaaaattcaacCTTCATCAATTTCTGCTATCTGGTTGTGAGGGGGAGATGCTCTCCCTCTTAGGCAGAGACCAAAACAAGTCATC from the Lycium ferocissimum isolate CSIRO_LF1 chromosome 11, AGI_CSIRO_Lferr_CH_V1, whole genome shotgun sequence genome contains:
- the LOC132037888 gene encoding cold-responsive protein kinase 1-like isoform X2, which produces MTCFGLCLRGRASPPHNQIAEIDEEISTIENARVYSYKELRDATEDFCPVNKIGKGGFGSVYKGRLKDGKMAAIKVLSIESKQGVREFLTEIKVISSIEHENLVKLYGCCAEGDHRILVYNYLENNSLSQTLLGGAHSSLQFGWKTRTKICIGIARGLAFLHEEVQPYIVHRDIKASNILLDRDLTPKISDFGLAKLIPADMTHVSTRVAGTLGYLAPEYAIRGQLTRKADIYSFGILLLEIVSGRCNTNKRLPIEEQYLLERAWRLYKKGELIQLVDALLGDDFDVDEACRFLKVCLLCTQVLPKSRPSMSTAVKFLTGEMEVDDEEISEPGMLSDLQSLRNQKNTSSGSVSGGSGKQVDSSPSMDTTMTHGTMTFTTIDDRDS
- the LOC132037888 gene encoding cold-responsive protein kinase 1-like isoform X1, with protein sequence MEATKHLAISSHRPKPWLALGRVARYLCWWEVASTRCKYREISTIENARVYSYKELRDATEDFCPVNKIGKGGFGSVYKGRLKDGKMAAIKVLSIESKQGVREFLTEIKVISSIEHENLVKLYGCCAEGDHRILVYNYLENNSLSQTLLGGAHSSLQFGWKTRTKICIGIARGLAFLHEEVQPYIVHRDIKASNILLDRDLTPKISDFGLAKLIPADMTHVSTRVAGTLGYLAPEYAIRGQLTRKADIYSFGILLLEIVSGRCNTNKRLPIEEQYLLERAWRLYKKGELIQLVDALLGDDFDVDEACRFLKVCLLCTQVLPKSRPSMSTAVKFLTGEMEVDDEEISEPGMLSDLQSLRNQKNTSSGSVSGGSGKQVDSSPSMDTTMTHGTMTFTTIDDRDS